From Acidimicrobiia bacterium, one genomic window encodes:
- a CDS encoding MerR family transcriptional regulator gives MSSKQERAHLTIGEVLNLLKEEFPDVTISKIRFLESQGLLQPERTPSGYRKFYQEDVERLKYILSQQKERFLPLKVIKKQLSSIERDGGLSSLESGAGGADALDVRGEPIDTSEGLRTFSKEGLADAADLSLDAIGELDKYGLIEAKVSAEGKFYTEEDLKVCRLAKAMMRHGLEARHLRMYKVFVDKEVALFEQLVEPVMKQKNPEAQKIARSTLGELAALARELGHELLRRQLRQFAE, from the coding sequence ATGAGTTCCAAGCAAGAACGCGCTCATCTGACAATCGGAGAGGTCCTCAATCTCCTGAAAGAAGAATTTCCTGACGTCACTATCTCCAAGATTCGTTTCCTAGAGAGCCAGGGTCTTCTACAGCCAGAGCGAACACCTAGTGGTTACCGCAAGTTTTACCAGGAAGATGTCGAAAGACTCAAGTACATCCTGAGCCAGCAAAAGGAGCGTTTCCTTCCTCTAAAGGTCATAAAGAAACAGCTTTCTAGCATAGAGCGAGATGGAGGTCTGTCCAGTCTAGAGAGCGGGGCCGGAGGTGCGGATGCACTAGATGTGCGAGGGGAGCCGATCGATACTTCTGAGGGACTCCGCACCTTCTCTAAAGAAGGGCTTGCCGACGCTGCCGATCTGAGCCTCGATGCCATCGGCGAACTGGACAAGTATGGACTGATCGAAGCGAAGGTTTCAGCGGAAGGAAAGTTCTACACCGAGGAAGATCTCAAAGTGTGCAGGCTAGCCAAGGCGATGATGCGTCACGGCCTAGAGGCTAGGCATCTGCGCATGTACAAAGTTTTCGTGGACAAAGAGGTAGCGCTTTTTGAGCAGCTCGTCGAGCCAGTTATGAAACAAAAAAATCCAGAAGCGCAAAAGATCGCCAGATCCACTTTGGGAGAACTTGCCGCTCTTGCCAGAGAACTAGGACACGAGCTGCTGCGGCGACAGTTGAGACAGTTCGCCGAGTGA